A genomic stretch from Burkholderia pyrrocinia includes:
- the imuA gene encoding translesion DNA synthesis-associated protein ImuA, with product MLASSISPESLHPSLWRGSQLACGGPRTIDTGFAPLSAELPGGGWPVGGLVELLAAQPGCGEMRLLAPALARTVSARRPLALVAPPQSPHATALASLGVPADALLWLRAGSRTDALWAAEQALRTGCCGALLLWQDPRPDALRRLHLAAARTGDTLFVMLRPLSAARQPSPAVLRVALHPVPGGVSLDIVKRRGPARGEPLVLDLPSPIVESRYARLARHPSAAPAARRVRPAAV from the coding sequence ATGCTCGCATCCTCCATTTCTCCCGAATCCCTTCATCCGTCGCTCTGGCGCGGCTCGCAGCTCGCGTGCGGCGGCCCGCGCACGATCGATACCGGCTTCGCGCCGCTGTCCGCCGAGCTGCCGGGCGGCGGCTGGCCGGTCGGCGGGCTCGTCGAACTGCTGGCCGCGCAGCCGGGCTGCGGCGAGATGCGGCTGCTCGCGCCCGCGCTCGCACGCACCGTCAGCGCCCGGCGTCCGCTCGCGCTCGTCGCGCCGCCGCAATCGCCGCATGCGACCGCGCTCGCCAGTCTCGGCGTGCCGGCCGACGCGTTGCTGTGGCTGCGCGCCGGCAGCCGCACGGATGCGTTGTGGGCCGCCGAGCAGGCGCTCAGGACCGGCTGTTGCGGCGCGCTGCTGCTCTGGCAGGACCCGCGGCCCGATGCGCTGCGGCGCCTGCATCTCGCGGCCGCGCGCACGGGCGACACGCTGTTCGTGATGCTGCGTCCGCTGTCGGCCGCGCGGCAGCCGTCGCCGGCCGTGCTGCGCGTCGCGCTGCATCCCGTGCCGGGCGGCGTGTCGCTCGATATCGTCAAGCGTCGCGGGCCCGCGCGCGGCGAGCCGCTCGTGCTCGACCTGCCGTCGCCCATCGTGGAGAGTCGTTATGCGCGTCTTGCTCGGCATCCATCTGCCGCGCCTGCCGCTCGACGTGTGCGCCCCGCAGCCGTCTGA
- a CDS encoding ABC transporter ATP-binding protein has protein sequence MLSAQDLTLTFNPGTPIETRALRGLSLEIPDGQFVAVIGSNGAGKSTFLNAVSGDQRVDAGRIAIDGADVTRQPAWDRAHLVARVFQDPMAGTCEALTIEENMALATARGVRRGFRAALDRPSRELFRDKLRLLNLGLENRLTDRIGLLSGGQRQAVSLLMASLRPSRILLLDEHTAALDPKTAAFVLELTARIVAESRLTTMMVTHSMRQALDYGDRTVMLHQGQVVLDVSGDARKGLDVPDLLQMFEKVRHEQLDDDALLLS, from the coding sequence ATGCTGTCCGCACAAGACCTGACACTCACGTTCAATCCCGGCACGCCGATCGAGACGCGCGCGCTGCGCGGGCTGTCGCTCGAGATTCCCGACGGCCAGTTCGTCGCGGTGATCGGCTCGAACGGTGCCGGCAAGTCGACCTTCCTCAATGCGGTCAGCGGCGACCAGCGCGTCGATGCGGGGCGCATCGCGATCGACGGCGCGGACGTCACGCGCCAGCCCGCGTGGGACCGCGCGCACCTCGTCGCGCGCGTGTTCCAGGATCCGATGGCCGGCACCTGCGAGGCGCTGACGATCGAGGAAAACATGGCGCTCGCGACGGCGCGCGGCGTGCGGCGCGGCTTCCGGGCCGCGCTCGACCGTCCGTCGCGCGAGCTGTTCCGCGACAAGCTGCGGCTGCTGAACCTCGGCCTCGAAAACCGGCTGACCGACCGGATCGGGTTGCTGTCGGGCGGCCAGCGGCAGGCCGTGAGCCTGCTGATGGCGTCGCTGCGGCCGTCGCGGATCCTGCTGCTCGACGAGCACACGGCCGCGCTCGACCCGAAGACGGCCGCGTTCGTGCTGGAACTGACCGCGCGCATCGTCGCCGAGAGCCGGCTGACGACGATGATGGTCACGCACAGCATGCGGCAGGCGCTCGACTACGGCGACCGCACGGTGATGCTGCACCAGGGGCAGGTCGTGCTCGACGTGTCGGGCGACGCGCGCAAGGGGCTCGACGTGCCGGACCTGCTGCAGATGTTCGAGAAGGTGCGGCACGAGCAGCTCGACGACGACGCGTTGTTGCTGAGCTAA
- a CDS encoding ABC transporter permease codes for MSLFSFLGALEIGLIFSLVALGVLISFRILNFPDLTVDGSFPLGGAVAATLISAGYDPFSATVLAIVAGALAGFITGWLNVRLKIMDLLASILMMIALYSVNLRIMGRPNVPLITEPTLFTVLQPDWMPDYVLRPALLAIVVVVAKLGLDWFFSSQLGLAMRATGANPRMARAQGIATGRATLAGMALSNALVALAGALFAQTQGGADISMGIGTIVIGLAAVIIGETLLPARRLVLTTLAVVLGAIVYRFFIALALNSEFIGLKAQDLNLVTAALVTIALVLPATRKKLFARKNGGA; via the coding sequence ATGTCTTTGTTCTCGTTTCTGGGCGCGCTGGAGATCGGCCTGATCTTCAGTCTCGTCGCCCTCGGGGTGCTGATCTCGTTTCGCATCCTCAACTTCCCCGATCTCACCGTCGACGGCAGTTTTCCGCTCGGCGGCGCCGTCGCCGCGACGCTGATCTCGGCCGGCTACGACCCGTTCTCCGCGACGGTGCTCGCGATCGTCGCGGGCGCGCTGGCCGGCTTCATCACGGGCTGGCTCAACGTGCGCCTGAAGATCATGGATCTGCTCGCCAGCATCCTGATGATGATCGCGCTGTATTCGGTGAACCTGCGGATCATGGGCCGGCCGAACGTGCCGCTGATCACCGAGCCGACGCTGTTCACCGTGCTGCAACCCGACTGGATGCCCGACTACGTGCTGCGCCCGGCGCTGCTCGCGATCGTCGTCGTGGTCGCGAAGCTCGGCCTCGACTGGTTCTTCTCGTCGCAGCTCGGCCTCGCGATGCGCGCGACCGGCGCGAACCCGCGGATGGCGCGTGCCCAAGGCATCGCAACCGGCCGCGCGACGCTTGCCGGGATGGCGCTGTCGAACGCGCTCGTCGCGCTCGCAGGCGCCTTGTTCGCGCAGACGCAGGGCGGCGCGGACATCTCGATGGGGATCGGCACGATCGTGATCGGGCTGGCCGCGGTGATCATCGGCGAGACGCTGCTGCCCGCGCGCCGGCTGGTGCTGACGACGCTCGCCGTCGTGCTCGGCGCGATCGTCTACCGCTTCTTCATCGCGCTCGCGCTGAACAGCGAATTCATCGGCCTGAAGGCGCAGGACCTGAACCTCGTGACGGCCGCGCTCGTCACGATCGCGCTGGTGCTGCCGGCGACGCGCAAGAAGCTGTTCGCGCGCAAGAACGGAGGGGCATGA
- a CDS encoding ABC transporter substrate-binding protein: MKRFKTFAIRSITAGVAALALAGAAHAQTVKVLSIVDHPALDAIRDGVRAELKAEGYGDDKLKWEYQSAQGNTGTAAQIARKFVGDKPDVIVAIATPAAQSVVAATKSVPVVYSGVTDPVAAQLVKGWGPSGTNVTGVSDKLPLDRQVALIKRVVPNAKTVGMVYNPGEANSVVVVKELKEILAKQGMTLKEAAAPRTVDIGPAAKSLIGKVDVIYTNTDNNVVSAYEALVKVANEAKIPLVAGDTDSVKRGGIAALGINYGDLGRQTGKVVARILKGEKPGAIASETSSNLELFANTGAAAKQGVTLAPDLLKDAKTVIK; encoded by the coding sequence ATGAAGCGATTCAAGACTTTCGCGATCCGTTCGATCACGGCCGGCGTGGCCGCACTCGCGCTGGCAGGCGCCGCGCACGCGCAGACCGTCAAGGTGCTGTCGATCGTCGACCATCCGGCGCTCGACGCGATCCGCGACGGCGTGCGCGCCGAACTGAAGGCGGAAGGCTACGGCGACGACAAGCTCAAGTGGGAATACCAGAGCGCGCAGGGCAACACGGGCACGGCCGCGCAGATCGCGCGCAAGTTCGTCGGCGACAAGCCCGACGTGATCGTCGCGATCGCGACGCCGGCCGCGCAGTCGGTCGTCGCGGCGACGAAGAGCGTGCCGGTCGTCTATTCGGGCGTGACCGATCCGGTCGCCGCGCAGCTCGTGAAGGGCTGGGGCCCGTCGGGCACCAACGTGACGGGCGTGTCCGACAAGCTGCCGCTCGATCGCCAGGTCGCGCTGATCAAGCGCGTCGTGCCGAATGCGAAGACGGTCGGCATGGTCTACAACCCGGGCGAGGCGAATTCGGTCGTCGTCGTGAAGGAGCTCAAGGAGATCCTCGCGAAGCAGGGGATGACGCTGAAGGAAGCGGCCGCACCGCGCACCGTCGACATCGGCCCGGCCGCGAAGAGCCTGATCGGCAAGGTCGACGTGATCTACACGAACACCGACAACAACGTCGTGTCCGCGTACGAAGCGCTCGTGAAGGTCGCGAACGAAGCGAAGATCCCGCTCGTCGCCGGCGACACCGACAGCGTGAAGCGCGGCGGCATCGCGGCGCTCGGCATCAACTACGGCGACCTCGGCCGCCAGACGGGCAAGGTCGTCGCGCGCATCCTGAAGGGCGAGAAGCCGGGCGCGATCGCGTCGGAGACGAGCAGCAACCTCGAGCTGTTCGCGAATACGGGCGCGGCCGCGAAGCAGGGCGTCACGCTGGCGCCGGATCTCTTGAAGGACGCGAAGACGGTCATCAAGTAA
- a CDS encoding VF_A0006 family four-cysteine protein yields the protein MKRGVRAIVFAAVALALPGAAFALTDGYAQYDECMLGALRESRNGAAAQLIQRSCDALYRNNAMLLPRERRFHECVVQSLPGVRDSYAIQQIMAICSRRGDM from the coding sequence ATGAAACGGGGAGTCCGTGCAATCGTATTCGCCGCCGTCGCGCTGGCGCTGCCGGGCGCGGCATTCGCGCTGACCGACGGTTATGCGCAATACGACGAGTGCATGCTCGGCGCGCTGCGCGAAAGCCGCAACGGCGCCGCGGCCCAGCTGATCCAGCGCTCCTGCGACGCGCTGTACCGCAACAACGCGATGCTGCTGCCGCGCGAGCGGCGCTTTCACGAGTGCGTCGTGCAGTCGCTGCCGGGCGTGCGCGACAGCTATGCGATCCAGCAGATCATGGCGATCTGCTCGCGGCGCGGCGACATGTGA
- a CDS encoding IS3 family transposase (programmed frameshift) has protein sequence MTKYDPSFKQQLVKAYLSGEGSCESLGRKYGVGYSTLRRWVSAFRVHGKAGLRKKHETYSTDFKMSVLQHMWRHELSYQRTCAVFDLREANCVSRWERQYHEGGFEALMPRRKGRPPKMSKPKQPAQPTAVPADERSREDLLKENEYLRAEVAYLKKLDGTAPSQGASKAKETAQIVNALREHHSLTVLLKVSGLARSTFYYQVAATKAGDRHAELKAKIADVFAQHKGRYGYRRITLALRRAGTWVNRKTVQRLMSVLRLKSLVRPKKYRSYRGERGRIAPNLLNRQFEANRPNEKWVTDVTEFNVGGKKLYLSPVLDLYNGEIIAWQMSERPDFAMIKAMLDKAFKRLAPDEAPMLHSDQGWAYQMREYCEQLAERGMPQSMSRKGNCLDNAAMESFFGTLKSECFRLTHFADVQKLRRAIADYIHYYNHDRIKLKLKGLSPVQYRTQPLAA, from the exons ATGACGAAGTATGACCCGTCGTTCAAGCAACAATTGGTCAAGGCATATCTGAGCGGCGAAGGCAGTTGCGAGTCGCTCGGCCGGAAGTACGGAGTTGGGTATTCAACACTGCGGCGTTGGGTGAGCGCTTTCCGGGTACATGGCAAAGCAGGGCTGCGCAAGAAGCACGAGACGTATAGCACTGACTTCAAGATGTCGGTGCTGCAACACATGTGGCGCCATGAGCTGTCATACCAGCGCACATGCGCGGTATTCGATTTGCGCGAAGCCAACTGCGTGAGTCGCTGGGAGCGCCAGTATCATGAGGGTGGTTTCGAAGCTCTCATGCCGCGCCGCAAAGGCCGGCCACCCAAGATGTCAAAGCCCAAACAGCCTGCCCAGCCTACTGCCGTGCCCGCAGACGAGCGCTCACGCGAAGACCTTCTTAAAGAGAATGAGTATCTGCGCGCGGAGGTGGCGTACCTAAAAAAGTTGGACG GAACTGCTCCGAGCCAAGGAGCAAGCAAAGCCAAAGAAACCGCGCAAATCGTGAACGCCTTGCGTGAGCACCATTCGTTGACGGTCTTGCTCAAGGTTTCAGGCCTGGCGCGTAGTACGTTCTATTACCAAGTGGCAGCGACCAAGGCGGGAGATCGTCACGCCGAGCTCAAGGCGAAGATCGCCGATGTCTTCGCCCAGCATAAGGGGCGTTACGGCTATCGCCGGATCACGCTTGCATTGCGTCGAGCGGGCACTTGGGTCAACCGCAAGACGGTGCAGCGACTGATGTCAGTGCTGCGTCTGAAGTCGCTCGTTCGGCCCAAGAAATATCGGTCCTATCGGGGAGAGCGTGGGCGCATAGCGCCGAATCTACTCAACCGCCAATTCGAAGCCAATAGGCCCAACGAGAAGTGGGTGACGGATGTGACCGAATTCAATGTCGGCGGCAAGAAGCTATATCTGTCGCCGGTTCTGGATTTGTACAACGGCGAGATCATTGCCTGGCAAATGAGCGAGCGCCCTGACTTCGCCATGATCAAAGCCATGCTGGACAAGGCATTCAAGCGGCTGGCACCTGATGAGGCACCGATGCTGCATTCGGATCAAGGCTGGGCTTATCAAATGCGAGAATACTGCGAACAGCTTGCTGAGCGAGGCATGCCGCAGAGCATGTCACGCAAGGGCAACTGCTTGGATAATGCCGCGATGGAAAGCTTCTTCGGCACACTCAAATCCGAGTGCTTCCGGTTGACACACTTCGCAGACGTCCAGAAATTGCGTCGCGCCATTGCCGACTACATCCACTATTACAATCACGACCGCATCAAGCTCAAGCTAAAAGGGCTGAGTCCCGTGCAGTACAGAACTCAGCCCTTGGCGGCCTAA
- a CDS encoding MetQ/NlpA family ABC transporter substrate-binding protein, translating to MKRRSLLKVFSVLAAGAALTLSAGAHAEDKVIKVGTVAGPDAEVWQLVQKVAKEKEGLNVKVIEFNDYVQPNAALDSGDLDANSFQHQPYLDSQVKQRGYKIVSAGLTYISPIGVYSKKFKSLKDLPQGAKLAVPNDPSNENRALLLLQTQGVIKLKSGAGTGGNNATVLDIAENPKKLKISELDAAQLPRVLSDVDAAVINTNYALAANLQPTKDAIALEALTSPYANLIAVRAKDKDQPWVKKLVKAYQSPEVREFIKKQFKGSMVASF from the coding sequence ATGAAGCGTCGCAGTCTCCTGAAGGTATTTTCCGTGCTGGCTGCCGGTGCAGCGCTGACGCTGTCGGCGGGCGCGCACGCCGAGGACAAGGTGATCAAGGTCGGCACGGTTGCCGGCCCGGATGCGGAAGTGTGGCAGCTCGTGCAGAAGGTCGCGAAGGAGAAGGAAGGCCTGAACGTGAAGGTCATCGAGTTCAACGACTACGTGCAGCCGAACGCGGCGCTCGATTCGGGCGACCTCGACGCGAACAGCTTCCAGCACCAGCCCTACCTCGACAGCCAGGTGAAGCAGCGCGGCTACAAGATCGTCAGCGCGGGCCTGACCTACATCTCGCCGATCGGCGTGTACTCGAAGAAGTTCAAGTCGCTGAAGGACCTGCCGCAAGGCGCGAAGCTCGCGGTGCCGAACGATCCGTCGAACGAGAACCGCGCGCTGCTGCTGCTCCAGACGCAAGGCGTGATCAAGCTGAAGTCGGGCGCCGGCACGGGCGGCAACAACGCGACGGTGCTCGACATCGCCGAGAACCCGAAGAAGCTGAAGATCTCCGAACTCGACGCCGCGCAACTGCCGCGCGTGCTGTCGGACGTCGACGCGGCCGTGATCAACACGAACTACGCGCTGGCCGCGAACCTGCAGCCGACCAAGGACGCGATCGCACTCGAAGCGCTGACGAGCCCGTACGCGAACCTGATCGCCGTGCGCGCGAAGGACAAGGATCAGCCGTGGGTGAAGAAGCTGGTCAAGGCGTACCAGTCGCCGGAAGTGCGGGAATTCATCAAGAAGCAGTTCAAGGGCTCGATGGTCGCGTCGTTCTGA
- a CDS encoding methyl-accepting chemotaxis protein: MSRMSLNRKLWLALALVWIGLLGVGAWSAYETRATMLAERRAGIANLVDSAAGIVKSYHALAQSGTLPEADAKRDALASLAAMRYGDSGYVFVMDSKPVVLMHPTLPKLVGTQVGDTLDPDGKPLFVTILNAAKATGSGFAEYRGRLPHSETAVPKISYVTRFAPWDWNISSGVFLKDIDTIYYRTLLGHLAVVFVIGFVISAAMLVIIRNVRASLGGEPDEAAALATRIAQGDLTQPVPVRAGDRTSMMAAMRDMQARLRATIGGIRQSAESIASASREISAGNDDLSQRTEEQAASLEETAASMEQLTATVKQNADNARQASGLANNASDIARTGSDVVNRVIGTMGEIDDSSRKIADIIGVIEGIAFQTNILALNAAVEAARAGEQGRGFAVVAGEVRSLAQRSATAAKEIRALIVDSVERVRNGSTLVGQAGTTMGEILQAVARVTDIMGEIAAASEEQASGITQVGRAVTQMDQVTQQNAALVEEAAAAAGSLQEQAARLRDAVGAFRVGDAGGISSRRAGERAAEPAFGTKAAGDAAVA, encoded by the coding sequence ATGAGCAGAATGAGTTTGAACCGCAAGCTGTGGCTCGCGCTTGCGCTGGTATGGATCGGTTTGCTGGGCGTCGGCGCCTGGAGCGCCTACGAGACGCGCGCGACGATGCTCGCCGAACGCCGGGCCGGCATCGCGAATCTCGTCGATTCGGCGGCCGGCATCGTGAAGTCGTATCACGCGCTTGCGCAGAGCGGCACGCTGCCCGAGGCCGATGCGAAGCGCGACGCGCTCGCGAGCCTTGCCGCGATGCGCTACGGAGATTCGGGCTACGTGTTCGTGATGGACTCGAAGCCGGTCGTGCTGATGCATCCGACGCTGCCGAAGCTGGTCGGCACGCAGGTCGGCGACACGCTCGATCCGGACGGCAAGCCGCTGTTCGTCACGATCCTGAACGCCGCGAAGGCGACCGGCAGCGGCTTCGCCGAATATCGCGGGCGGCTGCCGCACAGCGAAACCGCCGTGCCGAAGATCAGCTACGTCACGCGTTTCGCGCCGTGGGACTGGAACATCTCGAGCGGCGTGTTCCTGAAGGACATCGACACCATCTACTACCGCACGCTGCTCGGCCACCTCGCGGTCGTGTTCGTGATCGGCTTCGTGATCAGCGCGGCGATGCTGGTAATCATCCGCAACGTGCGCGCCAGCCTCGGCGGCGAGCCCGACGAAGCGGCCGCGCTCGCGACGCGCATTGCGCAGGGCGACCTCACGCAGCCGGTGCCCGTGCGCGCGGGTGACCGCACGAGCATGATGGCCGCGATGCGCGACATGCAGGCTCGGCTGCGGGCGACGATCGGCGGGATTCGCCAGTCGGCCGAATCGATCGCGTCGGCGAGCCGCGAGATCTCGGCCGGCAACGACGACCTGTCGCAGCGCACCGAGGAGCAGGCCGCGTCGCTGGAGGAAACGGCCGCGAGCATGGAGCAGCTGACCGCGACGGTGAAGCAGAACGCCGACAACGCGCGGCAGGCGAGCGGGCTCGCGAACAACGCGTCGGACATCGCGCGCACGGGGAGCGACGTCGTGAACCGCGTGATCGGCACGATGGGCGAGATCGACGACAGCTCGCGCAAGATCGCCGACATCATCGGCGTGATCGAGGGCATCGCATTCCAGACCAACATCCTCGCGCTGAACGCGGCGGTCGAGGCCGCGCGCGCGGGCGAGCAGGGTCGCGGCTTCGCGGTGGTCGCGGGCGAGGTGCGCTCGCTCGCGCAGCGCAGCGCGACGGCAGCGAAGGAGATCCGCGCGCTGATCGTCGATTCGGTCGAGCGCGTGCGCAACGGTTCGACGCTGGTCGGCCAGGCCGGCACGACGATGGGCGAGATCCTGCAGGCCGTCGCGCGCGTGACCGACATCATGGGCGAGATCGCGGCCGCGTCCGAGGAGCAGGCGAGCGGCATCACGCAGGTCGGGCGCGCGGTCACGCAGATGGATCAGGTGACGCAGCAGAACGCGGCGCTCGTCGAGGAGGCTGCGGCCGCCGCTGGGTCGCTGCAGGAACAGGCCGCGCGGCTGCGCGACGCGGTCGGCGCGTTCCGGGTCGGCGATGCAGGCGGCATATCGTCGCGGCGGGCCGGCGAGCGGGCGGCCGAACCCGCGTTCGGCACGAAGGCGGCCGGCGACGCAGCGGTGGCGTGA
- a CDS encoding YciI family protein, protein MYVIDIHYTASLERIDDALERHRAYLQPLFDKGIFIAAGPKVPREGGVILAARIDRDELDAILKTDPFVTEGLATYRVTEFRITRAASGFNVPALP, encoded by the coding sequence ATGTACGTCATCGACATCCACTACACCGCATCGCTCGAGCGCATCGACGACGCGCTCGAGCGCCACCGTGCGTATCTGCAGCCGCTGTTCGACAAGGGCATCTTCATCGCGGCGGGGCCGAAGGTGCCGCGCGAAGGCGGCGTGATCCTCGCGGCCCGCATCGATCGCGACGAACTCGACGCGATCCTGAAGACCGACCCGTTCGTCACCGAGGGGCTCGCGACGTATCGCGTGACGGAATTCCGGATCACGCGCGCCGCATCCGGCTTCAACGTGCCGGCGCTGCCGTAA
- a CDS encoding SCO family protein, which translates to MLHTRFGRRARQGWMLACAFTAALLLAGCDNAPKFQNLDITGNTQFGNDFSLPDTAGKVRTLADFKGKAVVMFFGYTHCPDVCPTTMAELSEALKQLGPDAAKRVQVLFVTVDPERDTPALLGQYVPAFDPSFVGLRPADEAALKKVTKDFRVYYAKVPGKTPGSYTMDHTAASYVFDRDGKLRLFVRDGQGPGPWVHDLKLLVE; encoded by the coding sequence ATGCTCCATACACGGTTCGGGCGCCGCGCGCGCCAAGGCTGGATGCTCGCGTGCGCATTCACGGCAGCGCTGCTGCTCGCCGGATGCGACAACGCGCCGAAATTCCAGAACCTCGACATCACCGGCAACACGCAGTTCGGCAACGACTTCTCGCTGCCCGATACGGCCGGCAAGGTGCGCACGCTCGCCGACTTCAAGGGCAAGGCCGTCGTAATGTTCTTCGGCTATACGCACTGCCCGGACGTGTGCCCGACGACGATGGCCGAACTGTCCGAGGCGCTGAAGCAGCTCGGGCCCGATGCCGCGAAGCGCGTGCAGGTGCTGTTCGTCACCGTCGACCCGGAACGCGACACGCCGGCGCTGCTCGGCCAGTACGTGCCCGCGTTCGATCCGTCGTTCGTCGGCCTGCGGCCGGCCGACGAAGCGGCGCTGAAGAAGGTCACGAAGGATTTCCGCGTGTACTACGCGAAAGTGCCCGGCAAGACGCCCGGCAGCTACACGATGGATCACACCGCCGCGAGCTATGTGTTCGATCGCGACGGCAAGCTGCGCCTGTTCGTGCGCGACGGCCAGGGCCCCGGCCCGTGGGTCCACGACCTGAAGCTGCTGGTCGAGTGA
- the cyoE gene encoding heme o synthase yields MQSTLSQSPGSRFSQYMALTKPRVTQLAVFCAVIGMFLATPGMVPWHVLIGGTVGIWLLAGAAFAINCLVEQKIDAMMRRTAWRPSARGEITTPQILVFSAVLGSAGAWTLYTFTNPLTMWLTIATFVGYAVIYTLLLKPMTPQNIVIGGASGAMPPALGWAAVTGAVPGDAWILVLIIFVWTPPHFWVLALYRRKDYESAGLPMLPVTHGEKFTRLHILLYTVILFAVTLMPFISGMSGAVYLTSAVLLGAVFLAYAWKIYRDYSDELARKAFRYSIVYLSLLFAALLVDHYARPLLGV; encoded by the coding sequence ATGCAAAGCACCCTCTCCCAATCGCCCGGTAGCCGCTTTTCCCAGTACATGGCGCTGACGAAGCCGCGTGTCACGCAGCTCGCGGTGTTCTGCGCGGTGATCGGCATGTTCCTCGCGACACCGGGCATGGTGCCGTGGCATGTGCTGATCGGCGGCACGGTCGGTATCTGGCTGCTGGCCGGTGCCGCATTCGCGATCAACTGCCTCGTCGAACAGAAGATCGACGCGATGATGCGGCGTACCGCATGGCGCCCGTCCGCGCGCGGCGAGATCACGACGCCGCAGATCCTGGTGTTCTCGGCCGTGCTCGGCAGCGCCGGCGCATGGACGCTCTACACGTTCACGAACCCGCTGACGATGTGGCTGACGATCGCGACGTTCGTCGGCTACGCGGTGATCTACACGCTGCTGCTCAAGCCGATGACGCCGCAGAACATCGTGATCGGCGGCGCGTCGGGCGCGATGCCGCCGGCGCTCGGGTGGGCCGCGGTCACCGGCGCGGTGCCCGGCGACGCGTGGATCCTCGTGCTGATCATCTTCGTGTGGACGCCGCCGCATTTCTGGGTGCTCGCGCTCTATCGCCGCAAGGATTACGAGAGCGCGGGGCTGCCGATGCTGCCCGTCACGCACGGCGAGAAGTTCACGCGGCTGCACATCCTGCTGTACACGGTGATCCTGTTCGCGGTCACGCTGATGCCGTTCATCTCCGGGATGAGCGGGGCTGTCTACCTGACGAGCGCGGTGCTGCTCGGCGCGGTGTTCCTCGCGTATGCGTGGAAGATCTACCGCGATTATTCGGACGAACTCGCCCGCAAGGCCTTCCGCTATTCGATCGTCTATCTGTCGCTGCTGTTCGCCGCGCTGCTCGTCGATCACTATGCACGCCCGCTGCTCGGCGTGTAA
- a CDS encoding COX15/CtaA family protein: MSYLLQLGLIGFCIALLPLSYVWVKADDNKFRKLVWITTFLTLDLVMFGGFTRLTDSGLGCPDWPGCYGTSSPFIAHAAITAAHQAMPTGPVSMTKAWIEMIHRYFAMAIGVLIIAQVVIAWAARLRRRPLHVSPWWPTSLLLLIVVQGVFGAWTVTMKLQPVIVTTHLLLGLALLGTLGWLAARQTPLPSHDPEAGRYRAAALAALVLLVVQIALGGWVSTNYAVLACTDFPTCNGQWIPPMDFGHGFHLWRALGMTKDGDAITQDALVAIHWTHRTFAFVVVAYLVAFALKMRRFESLRRPANGVLLVVLLQFVTGLTNIVLQWPLPVAVAHNGGAAILLLLVVMLNFRILSSRPGRVAQPARDAAPA; encoded by the coding sequence ATGTCGTATCTACTGCAACTCGGCCTGATCGGCTTCTGCATCGCGCTGCTGCCGCTGTCGTACGTGTGGGTGAAGGCCGACGACAACAAGTTCCGCAAGCTCGTGTGGATCACCACGTTCCTGACCCTCGACCTGGTGATGTTCGGCGGCTTCACGCGGCTGACCGATTCGGGGCTCGGCTGCCCCGACTGGCCCGGCTGCTACGGCACGTCGTCGCCGTTCATCGCGCATGCCGCGATCACGGCCGCGCACCAGGCGATGCCGACGGGCCCCGTCAGCATGACGAAGGCGTGGATCGAGATGATCCACCGCTATTTCGCGATGGCGATCGGCGTGCTGATCATCGCGCAGGTTGTGATCGCATGGGCCGCGCGGCTGCGTCGCCGCCCGCTGCACGTGTCGCCGTGGTGGCCGACGAGCCTGCTGCTGCTGATCGTCGTGCAGGGCGTGTTCGGCGCATGGACGGTCACGATGAAGCTGCAGCCCGTGATCGTCACGACCCACCTGCTGCTCGGCCTCGCGCTGCTCGGCACACTCGGCTGGCTCGCGGCGCGGCAGACGCCGCTGCCGTCTCACGACCCGGAGGCCGGGCGCTATCGCGCGGCCGCGCTCGCGGCGCTCGTGCTGCTGGTCGTGCAGATCGCGCTCGGCGGCTGGGTGAGCACCAACTACGCGGTGCTCGCGTGCACCGATTTCCCGACCTGCAACGGCCAGTGGATTCCGCCGATGGACTTCGGGCACGGCTTCCACCTGTGGCGCGCGCTCGGGATGACGAAGGACGGCGACGCGATCACGCAGGATGCGCTGGTCGCGATCCACTGGACGCACCGCACGTTCGCGTTCGTCGTGGTCGCGTACCTGGTCGCGTTCGCGCTGAAGATGCGCCGCTTCGAATCGCTGCGGCGGCCCGCGAACGGCGTGCTGCTGGTCGTCCTGCTGCAGTTCGTGACGGGCCTGACCAACATCGTGCTGCAGTGGCCGCTGCCGGTCGCCGTCGCGCACAACGGCGGTGCCGCGATCCTGCTGCTGCTCGTCGTCATGTTAAACTTTCGCATCCTTTCAAGCCGCCCCGGCCGTGTCGCGCAGCCTGCGCGCGACGCCGCCCCGGCGTGA